The following is a genomic window from Streptomyces chrestomyceticus JCM 4735.
GGCGTACGGACAGCTCCAGCGCCTCGCGCTGTTCGGGGGTCGTTCCGGCGGCTTCGGGCCAGGCCAGCCCGGCCAGTTCGCGCCGCCGCCGGGCCGCTTCGGCGGCATCGCCGGACGGGCCGGGGGCGGCGGGCGCGGCGCCCAGGGCGGACGACGCTCCGGTGCCGTGGGTCGTGTCCGTGGCGGAGGGGGCCGGGCCGCCCTCCGGTACGCGGTCGGTCAGCCGCCGCAGGCAGGCCCACCGGGCCAGCGCGTACAGCCAGGACCGGTACAGGCCGGGGTCGGGCGGCCGCCGGCCGTGGTGCCGTTCGGCGACGGCGAGCACCTCGCCGAGGACGGCGGTCGCCGCGTCGTGCTCGCACAGGACGGACAGACAGTAGGTGAACAGCCCGTCCAGGTGGGGCTCGTACCGCTCGGGAAGCCGCGGCCGGTCATGGCGCTGAGCGCCGTCGTGCGCCCGGTGTGCGCCGGTGGCGTGCATGGGGTGATCGGACCTGCTGCTCATCACCCGGCGACGGTAGGCGGATGATGCAGGGCCTATCGCGCCGCACGGACACTTTTAATCCATACGGGTGACGTTCTCCCTCAAAAGGGGACACCAGAAGCGAGTTTCACGTGCGTCGCGGGGTTGCCTGCCCCGATCGCGGGCCCCGCGCACCCGCCCCGGCACGCCCGCGCGCCCGCCGCTGTCACACCCCGCGACTACGGTGAACCCCATGGCGACTCGTAAATCCTCGGCCAAGGAGCGGCCCTCGTACCGCTGCACCGAATGCGGCTGGACCACCGCGAAGTGGCTCGGCCGCTGCCCGGAGTGCCAGGCGTGGGGCACGGTCGAGGAGTTCGGCGGCGCGCCCGCCGTCCGGACGACCGCGCCCGGACGCGTCACGACGGCGGCCCTGCCCATCGGCCAGGTGGACGGCCGCCAGGCCACCGCCCGATCGACCGGCGTCGACGAGCTGGACCGCGTACTGGGCGGCGGTCTGGTGCCGGGCGCCGTGGTGCTGCTGGCCGGCGAGCCCGGCGTCGGCAAGTCCACGCTGCTGCTGGACGTGGCGGCCAAGGCCGCCGATGCCGACCACCGCACCCTCTACGTGACGGGTGAGGAGTCCGCGAGCCAGGTGCGGCTGCGCGCCGACCGCATCGGCGCCATCGACGACCACCTGTACCTCGCCGCCGAGACCGACCTGTCCGCCGTCCTGGGCCATCTGGACTCGGTCAAGCCGTCGCTGCTGATCGTGGACTCCGTCCAGACCGTGGCCTCGCCCGAGATCGACGGCGCGCCCGGCGGCATGGCGCAGGTCCGCGAGGTCGCCGGCGCCCTGATCCGGGCGTCCAAGGAGCGCGGCATGGCGACCCTGCTGGTGGGCCATGTGACCAAGGACGGCGCCATCGCGGGCCCCCGCCTGCTGGAGCACCTGGTCGACGTCGTACTGAACTTCGAAGGCGACCGGCACGCCCGGCTGCGCCTGGTGCGCGGTGTGAAGAACCGCTACGGCACCACCGACGAGGTCGGCTGCTTCGAGCTGCACGACGAAGGCATCGTCGGGCTCGCCGACCCGTCCGGCCTCTTCCTGACCCGCCGCGACGAGCCGGTGCCCGGCACGTGTCTGACGGTCACCCTGGAGGGCCGCCGTCCGCTGGTCGCCGAGGTGCAGGCGCTGACCGTCGACACGCAGATCCCCTCCCCCCGCCGCACCACCTCCGGCCTGGAGACCTCCCGCGTCTCGATGATGCTGGCCGTCCTGGAGCAGCGCGGACGCATCGCGGCCCTCGGCAAGCGCGACATCTACAGCGCCACGGTCGGCGGAGTGAAGCTGACCGAACCGGCCGCCGACCTCGCCGTGGCGCTCGCGCTGGCCAGCGCCGCCAGCGACAGCCCGCTGCCGAAGAACCTGGTCGCGATCGGCG
Proteins encoded in this region:
- the radA gene encoding DNA repair protein RadA codes for the protein MATRKSSAKERPSYRCTECGWTTAKWLGRCPECQAWGTVEEFGGAPAVRTTAPGRVTTAALPIGQVDGRQATARSTGVDELDRVLGGGLVPGAVVLLAGEPGVGKSTLLLDVAAKAADADHRTLYVTGEESASQVRLRADRIGAIDDHLYLAAETDLSAVLGHLDSVKPSLLIVDSVQTVASPEIDGAPGGMAQVREVAGALIRASKERGMATLLVGHVTKDGAIAGPRLLEHLVDVVLNFEGDRHARLRLVRGVKNRYGTTDEVGCFELHDEGIVGLADPSGLFLTRRDEPVPGTCLTVTLEGRRPLVAEVQALTVDTQIPSPRRTTSGLETSRVSMMLAVLEQRGRIAALGKRDIYSATVGGVKLTEPAADLAVALALASAASDSPLPKNLVAIGEVGLAGEVRRVTGVQRRLAEAARLGFTHALVPADPGKIPAGMRVLEVADVGEALRVLPKRPRREPPRETAAAE